The nucleotide window gcctccttattttcaagcatggaggtagctgcatcatggtatgggtattgTAACggatctcctcttcgtctgaggaggagtaggaaggatcggaccaatgtgcagcgtggtaagtgttcgtcatttaTTTAAAATGCactgaacactaaaatacaaaataaacgaacaaagaacaaccgaaacagttccgtctgGTAACTaatacaaagacagaaaacaactacccacaaatcatagtaggaaaacaggctacctaagtatggctcccaatcacagacaacgatagacagctgcctctgattgggaaccacaccaggccaaacacatagaaacacaacatcatagaaaaagaacatagactgcccaccctagtcacaccctggcctaaccaaaatagagaataaaaagcctctctatagccagggcgtgacaggtatgCTTGTCATAGGCAATTACTAGGAAGTTTTTCACAATAAAAAGAAacaggatggagctaagcacagacaaaatcctagaggaaaaccagtTGCTTTACACTagagactgggagaggaattcacctttcagctggacaataacctacaacatgAGTCCAAATCTactctggagttgcttaccaagaagacagtgaatgttactgagtggccaagttacagtttttacttaaatctgcttgaaaatctatagcaagacttgaaaattgctgtctagccatcATTCCCAACATCTTGACAGCGCTTGAAGAatgttttaaagaataatgggcaaatgttgcacaatccaggtgtgcaaagctgttagagacttacccagaaagacacacagctgtaatcgatgacaaaggtgtttctaacatgtattgattgactcagggagctgaataTTTATGCAATGAAAAAATAATAGTTATTTAATTTCTatgattctttaaaaaaaaatctttgactTTGACATTACAAGagcattttgtgtagattgtaaaaaatttaatttcaattttaatcccactcactttgtaacacaataaaatgtgaagaaatccaaggggaattaatacttttgcaaggtactGTAAATCACCCtattgtttgtttattgttgttTTTTATTAATCTATCTATATTCACATTCTGCTAATGTGTCTTCCTTGCAGTCAAGGTAAGCATATGAATATTTGTAATTCATAAAATTAGTCACTCATGGATTTTAATCTTTCATTTTTTACTGTTTGCTTCTCACATTTTCACAAACACTACGTACACATAAAAACATCATCACAATAACAAAGCCACTAAGCCAAACCTGCATGTCACAACAATGTCCATATACACAGTGTCCATATAACAATGTCCATATACACAGTATCCATATACACAGTGTCCATAAAACAATGTCCATATACACAGTGTCCATATAACAATGTCCATATACACAGTATCCATATACACAGCGCATTGAACAACCACATTGAAAGCCTTTTCTGTGCCTTTTTGAAAATGACCAACAACTACAACACTTCAGTATTTACAGTGGAAAATACTACAAGTGGCACTGAAACAACAGAGGATCTCCTTGAAAGTTTTGCGCATCTCGAGACTGCGGAAGGCATAGATAACGGGGTCTATGACAGAGTTACACATTATGAGCACCAggtaggtggtaaagtgggacaTGTAACAGACACAGAGCTGGTTCTTGGGACAggtgatgaggaggatgaggtggaggaaGAAAGGTGCCCAGCAGCAGACGAACACCCCTAggaggatggtgatggtgatggctCCCTTCATGCAGGTCCTCTGGGGCACCACACCCTCCGCGGGCAGAACAGCGATGCGCTTGATGTGAAGCCTCGCCAGCAGGAACATGTGAACGTACAGAGTGGCCATGAGCACCAGCATGGTGAAGAACATGATGATCAGACACACAACGACTGCCTTGCTCTCTGAGTAGACGATGAAGACTATCCCACAGAACACACATGTCAGCCAGATGCCACCGATGGCCAGGACAGCCCGC belongs to Salvelinus alpinus chromosome 28, SLU_Salpinus.1, whole genome shotgun sequence and includes:
- the LOC139557555 gene encoding melanocortin receptor 3-like; this encodes MNNTYRHLLPLDLRLNETTRESLAGEDEQGNLTGTGTGIEPGLCEAVHIQAEVFLTLGIVSLLENILVILAVVKNKNLHSPMYVLLCSLAAADMLVSVSNSLETVVIAALNSRLIVADDHFIQLMDNFFDSIICISLVASICNLLAIAIDRYVTIFYALRYHSIVTMRRAVLAIGGIWLTCVFCGIVFIVYSESKAVVVCLIIMFFTMLVLMATLYVHMFLLARLHIKRIAVLPAEGVVPQRTCMKGAITITILLGVFVCCWAPFFLHLILLITCPKNQLCVCYMSHFTTYLVLIMCNSVIDPVIYAFRSLEMRKTFKEILCCFSATCSIFHCKY